Proteins co-encoded in one Pelodiscus sinensis isolate JC-2024 chromosome 7, ASM4963464v1, whole genome shotgun sequence genomic window:
- the LOC102443979 gene encoding UDP-glucuronosyltransferase 1A1 → MVSLFQGVHHLPIWLLLFMSFWSLSEEGKLLVIPVDGSHWLSMHSLVLQLQQRGHHIVVAAPEVSALIEPSEHYTLKTYFVPYTKEYLEAEFRRLGHQVFTPQPFLERVTQTFARIGNITTFLLNSCKQLLSNKELIISLKESAFDAVLMDPIFLCGQAVAEYLSLPSIYFSRGIPCGLEFQAARCPNPPSYIPRFFTRYTDHMTFPQRMWNIIVSSALFWSCSLLYSSHEDLIRDFLQQDVTMTELLSHASIWLLKYDFAFEYPRPVMPNIVLIGGVTCGQQKPLSQEFESIVNASGEHGFVVFSLGSMVSEIPMKKAQQFAEAFGTIPQTILWRYTGQPPPYLANNTKLIKWLPQNDLLAHPKARAFITHGGSHGIYEGICNGVPMVLMPLFGDQMDNAKRIESRGAGVTLNVLDMTSKDLSAALNTVIYDKSYKENIMRLSALHLDRPIHPLDLAVHWIEFVMRHKGAPHLRPAAHDLNWIQYHSLDVIAFLLAVVLVAMFISWKCCLFCCRKCFCKKGRVSKSSKTKAQ, encoded by the exons ATGGTTTCTCTGTTTCAAGGGGTTCATCACCTACCTATCTGGCTTTTGCTTTTTATGTCCTTCTGGAGCCTTTCTGAAGAGGGGAAGCTCTTGGTGATTCCTGTGGACGGAAGTCATTGGCTCAGCATGCATTCGTTAGTACTGCAGCTTCAGCAAAGAGGACACCACATAGTCGTGGCTGCGCCGGAAGTGAGTGCTCTGATAGAGCCCTCAGAGCATTACACACTGAAAACGTACTTTGTGCCATATACCAAGGAGTACTTGGAAGCAGAATTTAGAAGGCTGGGCCATCAAGTATTTACCCCTCAACCTTTCCTGGAAAGGGTCACTCAAACATTCGCAAGAATAGGAAATATTACAACGTTCTTATTGAATTCCTGCAAACAGCTTCTCTCCAACAAAGAGCTCATCATATCCCTCAAAGAAAGTGCATTTGATGCAGTCTTGATGGATCCAATATTTCTGTGTGGACAAGCTGTGGCTGAGTATTTGTCACTACCTTCAATTTACTTCTCCAGGGGAATTCCATGTGGGTTAGAATTTCAGGCTGCCCGGTGTCCAAACCCTCCTTCTTACATCCCCAGATTTTTCACCCGCTATACAGACCACATGACATTTCCCCAGCGCATGTGGAATATCATAGTCAGCTCAGCCCTATTCTGGAGCTGTTCCCTTCTTTATTCGTCCCATGAAGATCTGATCAGGGACTTCCTTCAACAAGATGTGACCATGACGGAGCTTTTAAGTCATGCATCTATTTGGCTGCTGAAATATGACTTTGCGTTTGAGTATCCGAGGCCTGTGATGCCTAACATAGTTTTAATTGGTGGCGTGACTTGTGGCCAGCAGAAACCATTATCTCAG GAATTTGAAAGCATTGTGAATGCCTCAGGGGAACATGGCTTTGTAGTCTTCTCCTTGGGCTCAATGGTCTCTGAGATCCCCATGAAGAAAGCCCAGCAGTTTGCTGAAGCCTTTGGAACAATACCTCAGACA ATTCTTTGGAGGTACACTGGACAACCACCACCCTATCTTGCAAACAACACAAAGCTAATCAAATGGCTGCCACAGAATGATTTACTTG CTCATCCCAAAGCCCGCGCCTTTATCACTCATGGAGGCTCGCATGGCATCTATGAGGGAATATGCAATGGAGTGCCAATGGTTTTGATGCCATTATTTGGAGACCAGATGGACAATGCTAAGCGGATAGAATCCCGGGGTGCGGGAGTGACACTGAATGTACTTGACATGACTTCTAAGGACCTATCGGCTGCATTGAACACAGTGATTTATGATAAAAG CTATAAAGAAAATATCATGCGCCTCTCAGCCCTTCACCTCGACAGACCCATCCATCCTCTTGATCTTGCAGTGCACTGGATCGAATTTGTGATGAGACACAAGGGGGCACCGCATTTGCGGCCTGCAGCCCACGATCTCAACTGGATCCAGTACCACTCTTTGGATGTCATTGCTTTTCTCCTGGCTGTGGTGCTCGTGGCCATGTTCATCTCTTGGAAGTGTTGCCTGTTCTGCTGCCGGAAGTGTTTCTGTAaaaaaggaagagtgagcaaatcAAGCAAAACAAAAGCACAGTAA